A genomic segment from Melanotaenia boesemani isolate fMelBoe1 chromosome 9, fMelBoe1.pri, whole genome shotgun sequence encodes:
- the rps3 gene encoding 40S ribosomal protein S3, with protein sequence MAVQISKKRKFVADGIFKAELNEFLTRELAEDGYSGVEVRVTPTRTEIIILATRTQNVLGEKGRRIRELTAVVQKRFGFPEGSVELYAEKVATRGLCAIAQAESLRYKLLGGLAVRRACYGVLRFIMESGAKGCEVVVSGKLRGQRAKSMKFVDGLMIHSGDPVNYYVDTAVRHVLLRQGVLGIKVKIMLPWDPSGKIGPKKPLPDHVSIVEPKEENLPTTPISEQKGAKPEVPVMPQGAPVPTA encoded by the exons TTTGTCGCAGACGGTATCTTCAAGGCCGAGCTGAACGAGTTTCTGACTCGTGAGCTGGCCGAGGATGGCTACTCCGGTGTGGAGGTGCGTGTGACTCCAACCAGGACTGAGATCATCATCCTGGCCACAAG GACCCAGAATGTTCTGGGAGAGAAGGGCCGTCGGATCAGAGAGCTGACCGCTGTGGTCCAGAAGAGGTTTGGCTTCCCTGAGGGCAGCGTGGAG CTGTATGCTGAGAAAGTTGCCACTCGCGGTCTGTGTGCCATCGCTCAGGCTGAGTCTCTGCGCTACAAGCTGCTGGGAGGCCTGGCTGTAAGAAG GGCATGCTACGGTGTTCTGAGGTTCATCATGGAGAGCGGCGCCAAGGGCTGCGAGGTCGTGGTGTCCGGCAAGCTGAGGGGCCAGAGAGCCAAGTCCATGAAGTTTGTGGACGGCCTGATGATCCACAGCGGTGACCCCGTCAACTACTACGTCGACACAGCCGTGCGCCACGTCTTGCTGAGGCAGG GTGTGCTGGGCATCAAGGTGAAGATCATGCTGCCCTGGGACCCCAGCGGTAAGATTGGCCCCAAGAAGCCCCTGCCCGACCACGTCAGCATTGTGGAGCCAAAGGAGGAGAACCTGCCCACCACACCCATATCTGAGCAGAAGGGAGCCAAGCCAGAGGTGCCCGTCATGCCCCAGGGAGCACCTGTACCCACCGCATAA
- the kctd14 gene encoding BTB/POZ domain-containing protein KCTD14 — protein MSLPDFKSTEKHASSGLAHSPVVQLNVGGHLFSTTLITLRKHPESTLADMFSGHPKLRPDAQGRYFIDRNGSHFGAILEFLRSEQLPTENIQEVHKEAVHYNIKALMKRLEETPQLFGELVGRQQFLSRVPHYQENIEVLIRIARAEAIATRHSTILICVLRTEEDLGFYDNAINSLEADKDSVVTFGPWKAVPSVKDLLDCVKMDIESRGYSVSIEPHVPERSFLSRSYDFFYKVTFTWW, from the exons ATGAGCCTGCCGGACTTCAAATCCACTGAGAAACACGCTTCATCTGGACTCGCA CACTCTCCGGTTGTTCAGTTAAATGTCGGGGGTCACCTGTTCAGCACCACTCTGATCACACTCAGAAAACACCCTGAATCCACGCTGGCGGACATGTTCAGTGGACATCCCAAACTCCGTCCCGACGCACAGGGGCGTTACTTCATCGACCGCAACGGTTCCCACTTCGGAGCTATTCTGGAGTTCCTGAGGTCCGAGCAGCTGCCCACGGAGAACATCCAGGAG GTTCACAAAGAGGCGGTTCATTACAACATCAAAGCGCTGATGAAACGTCTGGAGGAGACTCCTCAGCTGTTTGGAGAGCTGGTGGGGAGGCAGCAGTTCCTCTCCAGAGTCCCACACTACCAAGAAAACATCGAG GTGCTGATTCGAATTGCCCGAGCCGAGGCCATCGCCACACGCCACTCGACCATCCTCATCTGCGTGCTGCGGACAGAGGAGGATTTGGGTTTCTATGACAACGCCATAAACAGTCTGGAGGctgataaggactctgtggtgACGTTCGGGCCGTGGAAGGCTGTTCCGTCTGTTAAAGACCTGCTGGACTGTGTGAAGATGGACATCGAGAGTCGAGGCTACAGCGTTAGCATCGAGCCTCATGTCCCGGAGAGAAGCTTCCTGTCCAGGAGCTACGACTTCTTCTACAAAGTCACTTTCACCTGGTGGTGA
- the LOC121646141 gene encoding uncharacterized protein LOC121646141 — protein sequence MMGIEKLMKLLLLTNLLPTGVRCGKDSVFVYSTLRGEALLPCTDLGGATDCSTIDWTFFKGGQVQYKVEVRGGQVSTDSDKASRITVTSNCSIIISDLIVEDAASYVCKRDGHAITNVYLSLLNISSPSTITELRPGGKLVLSCTLFTYYDAGSCKSYSSGVFSVRWRQEDGTEMPNEERYSLIQNTPCNITLVTHLRMEDNNRRWTCQVNTTESSKAAFLDFTSSFLFQNSPTAQTLNSPAVSQDSSAQLPISRIVLCVALPLMVSIVGFYTWKVDHKRAKVSAATFEL from the exons ATGATGGGCATAGAAAAGCTGATGAAACTGCTGCTGCTCACCAATCTGCTCCCAACAG GTGTGAGGTGCGGAAAGGATTCGGTGTTTGTGTACAGCACACTCAGAGGGGAGGCCCTCCTGCCTTGCACTGATCTGGGCGGTGCCACCGACTGCTCCACCATCGACTGGACCTTCTTCAAAGGTGGCCAGGTGCAGTACAAGGTGGAGGTGAGAGGGGGCCAGGTGTCGACGGACTCGGACAAAGCCAGCCGCATCACCGTCACATCCAACTGCTCCATAATTATCAGTGACCTCATCGTGGAAGATGCGGCCTCCTACGTCTGCAAGCGGGACGGCCATGCCATTACTAACGTGTACCTTTCCCTCCTCAACATCAGCTCGCCCTCCACCATCACTGAGCTGCGTCCCGGAGGGAAGCTGGTCCTGAGCTGCACCCTCTTCACTTACTATGACGCAGGGAGCTGCAAGTCCTACTCCTCCGGGGTGTTCAGCGTCCGCTGGCGGCAGGAGGACGGGACCGAGATGCCCAACGAGGAAAG GTACAGTCTGATTCAAAACACTCCCTGCAACATCACTCTGGTCACACACCTGCGGATGGAGGACAACAACAGGAGGTGGACTTGTCAGGTCAACACCACAGAAAGCAGCAAGGCAGCATTTCTGGACTTCACTTCTTCCTTTTTGTTCCAAAACTCTCCCACCGCCCAGACTCTGAACAGTCCTGCAGTCAGTCAGGACTCTTCTGCTCAGCTGCCCATCAGCCGCATCGTGCTGTGCGTGGCTTTGCCGCTCATGGTGAGCATCGTGGGATTCTACACGTGGAAAGTAGACCATAAGAGGGCCAAGGTGTCAGCCGCTACCTTCGAGCTTTAA